The Streptococcus sp. VT 162 genome has a window encoding:
- a CDS encoding arginine repressor (regulates arginine biosynthesis when complexed with arginine by binding at site that overlap the promotors of the arginine biosynthesis genes): protein MRKRERHQLIKKMITEEKLGTQKEIQDRLEARNVYVTQTTLSRDLREIGLTKVKKNDMVYYVLANETDKIDLVEFLSHHLEGVARAEFTLVLHTKLGEAAVLANIVDANKDEWILGTVAGANTLLVICRDQHVAKLMEDRLLDLMKDK, encoded by the coding sequence ATGAGAAAAAGAGAACGGCATCAATTGATTAAAAAGATGATCACCGAAGAAAAACTTGGGACACAAAAAGAGATTCAAGATCGTTTAGAAGCTCGTAATGTTTATGTGACACAAACGACTTTATCACGTGATTTGCGTGAAATCGGCTTGACCAAGGTTAAGAAAAATGATATGGTGTATTATGTACTAGCAAATGAGACAGATAAGATTGATTTAGTTGAGTTTTTGTCTCATCATTTAGAAGGAGTTGCAAGAGCAGAGTTCACCTTGGTACTTCATACTAAACTTGGGGAAGCTGCAGTCTTAGCAAACATTGTAGATGCAAACAAGGATGAATGGATTTTAGGAACGGTTGCTGGTGCTAATACCTTATTGGTTATTTGTCGAGACCAGCACGTTGCCAAGCTGATGGAAGATCGTTTGCTAGATTTGATGAAAGATAAATAA
- a CDS encoding arginine--tRNA ligase (catalyzes a two-step reaction, first charging an arginine molecule by linking its carboxyl group to the alpha-phosphate of ATP, followed by transfer of the aminoacyl-adenylate to its tRNA; class-I aminoacyl-tRNA synthetase) produces the protein MNTKELIASELASVIDSLDQEAILNLLETPKNSEMGDIAFPAFSLAKVERKAPQMIAADIAEKINSQAFEKVVATGPYVNFFLDKSAISAQVLQDVITEKDHYADQTIGKQENVVIDMSSPNIAKPFSIGHLRSTVIGDSLSHIFQKIGYQTVKVNHLGDWGKQFGMLIVAYKKWGNEEAVKAHPIDELLKLYVRINAEAEKDPSLDEEAREWFRKLENGDEEALALWQWFRDESLVEFNRLYNELQVKFDSYNGEAFYNDKMDAVVDILAEKGLLVESEGAQVVNLEKYGIEHPALIKKSDGATLYITRDLAAALYRKNEYQFAKSIYVVGQEQSAHFKQLKAVLQEMGYDWSQDIVHVPFGLVTKEGKKLSTRKGNVILLEPTIAEAVSRAKAQIEAKNPELENKDQVAHAVGVGAIKFYDLKTDRTNGYDFDLEAMVSFEGETGPYVQYAYARIQSILRKADFKPDTSGNYSLNDAESWEIIKLLQDFPRIINRAADNFEPSIIAKFAISLAQAFNKYYAHTRILDESPERDSRLALSYATAVVLKEALRLLGVEAPEKM, from the coding sequence ATGAATACAAAAGAATTGATTGCTAGCGAGTTGGCTAGCGTCATTGATAGCCTGGATCAAGAGGCTATTTTAAATTTACTGGAAACACCTAAAAACTCAGAAATGGGAGACATCGCCTTCCCTGCCTTTTCTCTAGCAAAGGTCGAGCGTAAAGCTCCGCAAATGATCGCAGCAGATATTGCTGAAAAAATCAATAGTCAAGCCTTTGAAAAGGTTGTCGCTACTGGACCTTACGTCAACTTTTTCCTTGATAAAAGTGCTATTTCGGCTCAGGTATTACAGGATGTTATCACTGAAAAAGATCACTATGCTGACCAAACCATTGGCAAGCAAGAAAATGTCGTTATCGATATGTCTAGTCCCAATATCGCAAAACCATTCTCTATTGGGCACTTGCGTTCAACAGTTATCGGAGATAGCTTATCACATATTTTCCAAAAAATCGGTTATCAAACGGTCAAGGTCAACCACCTAGGAGACTGGGGCAAACAGTTTGGAATGTTGATCGTTGCCTACAAGAAATGGGGAAATGAGGAAGCCGTTAAAGCACATCCAATCGATGAACTTCTTAAACTCTACGTTCGCATCAATGCTGAAGCTGAAAAAGACCCTAGCTTGGATGAAGAAGCACGCGAATGGTTCCGCAAACTGGAAAATGGAGATGAGGAAGCCCTCGCTCTCTGGCAATGGTTCCGTGATGAAAGTTTAGTGGAATTCAACCGCCTTTACAATGAATTGCAAGTCAAATTTGACAGCTACAACGGAGAAGCCTTCTACAACGATAAGATGGATGCTGTTGTAGATATTCTCGCTGAAAAAGGACTTCTTGTTGAGTCAGAGGGAGCCCAAGTTGTCAATCTTGAGAAATATGGAATTGAACATCCAGCTCTTATCAAGAAATCTGATGGTGCAACTCTCTATATCACACGAGACTTGGCTGCAGCCCTTTACCGTAAAAACGAATACCAATTTGCAAAATCCATCTATGTTGTTGGTCAAGAGCAATCTGCCCACTTCAAACAACTCAAGGCAGTACTACAAGAGATGGGCTACGATTGGAGCCAAGACATTGTCCATGTTCCGTTTGGATTGGTAACAAAAGAAGGGAAAAAACTCTCTACTCGTAAAGGAAATGTCATCTTGCTAGAACCGACTATCGCTGAGGCTGTTAGTCGTGCCAAAGCCCAAATCGAGGCGAAAAATCCTGAGTTAGAAAATAAAGACCAGGTTGCCCACGCTGTTGGAGTTGGGGCTATCAAGTTCTATGATCTTAAGACCGACCGTACAAATGGATATGACTTCGACCTTGAAGCTATGGTATCCTTTGAAGGGGAAACTGGACCTTACGTTCAATACGCCTACGCTCGTATCCAATCTATCTTGCGCAAAGCCGATTTCAAACCAGATACATCTGGCAACTACAGCCTGAATGATGCTGAAAGCTGGGAAATCATTAAACTACTCCAAGACTTTCCACGTATTATCAATCGTGCAGCAGATAACTTTGAACCTTCTATCATTGCGAAATTTGCGATTAGTTTGGCTCAAGCTTTTAACAAGTACTATGCACATACACGTATCCTAGATGAAAGTCCTGAGCGCGACAGTCGTCTGGCCCTCAGCTACGCAACCGCAGTCGTCCTCAAAGAAGCTCTTCGTTTGCTCGGAGTAGAAGCGCCGGAGAAGATGTAA
- a CDS encoding MarR family transcriptional regulator, which yields MSQYAYILVVLSLVFLFLLNKYEKERLQRLYQEQLLKDETFRSDIKEKIHTTENINDVIAHINKTYHLGMLLSKDVTDQLK from the coding sequence ATGAGCCAATATGCTTATATCCTCGTTGTACTTAGCTTGGTTTTCCTTTTTCTGCTCAATAAGTACGAGAAGGAAAGACTGCAAAGACTCTACCAAGAGCAACTCTTGAAGGACGAGACATTTAGGTCTGATATCAAAGAGAAAATTCACACGACTGAAAATATCAATGATGTCATTGCACATATCAATAAAACTTACCATCTGGGAATGTTGCTCTCAAAAGACGTTACAGATCAATTGAAATAA
- a CDS encoding membrane protein, with protein sequence MSQVTLSNQSTWASKLKAMGPGILMASAAVGGSHIVSSTQAGGSYGWSLLLLVILANVFKYPFFRFGAEYTADTGKTLVEGYAEKGKLYLWIFFVLNVFSAMVNTAGVAILCSAIIASAFPMIGLSITQWSLILVAVIWAMLLFGGYKLLDGMAKWIMSALTIATVLAVIIAAIKHPEYSSDFVEKTPWQMAALPFIVSLLGWMPAPIEISAINSLWSAEKKKTVNFNTEDALFDFNVGYIGTAILAVFFVALGALIQYPTGQAVEAASAKYISQFVGMYASVLGEWSRYLITFIAFLCIFGTVITVIDGYSRVNQESLRLLIRQKEDSRKSLNIWMTITAIIGIVIIKFFAGQVSTMLRFAMIGSFLTTPFFALLNYVLVTRENKNLPSWLKLLAIAGLIFLFGFAIFFIYALAIGKAG encoded by the coding sequence ATGTCACAAGTTACGTTATCAAACCAGTCAACCTGGGCAAGCAAACTAAAGGCAATGGGGCCAGGAATCCTAATGGCTTCTGCTGCCGTTGGAGGTTCTCACATTGTATCCTCTACTCAAGCTGGTGGTTCTTATGGGTGGTCACTACTCCTCTTGGTTATCTTGGCCAATGTTTTTAAATATCCATTTTTCCGTTTTGGAGCCGAATATACTGCCGACACTGGTAAAACCTTGGTCGAAGGTTATGCCGAAAAAGGAAAACTCTATCTCTGGATTTTCTTTGTCCTCAACGTCTTCTCTGCCATGGTTAATACAGCTGGAGTCGCTATCCTTTGCTCAGCCATCATCGCTAGCGCTTTTCCAATGATTGGTCTTAGCATCACTCAGTGGTCCCTTATCCTTGTTGCAGTCATTTGGGCCATGCTACTCTTTGGTGGCTACAAACTATTAGATGGTATGGCAAAATGGATCATGTCTGCTTTGACCATTGCAACTGTTCTTGCAGTTATCATTGCAGCAATTAAACATCCAGAATACAGCTCTGATTTTGTCGAGAAGACACCTTGGCAAATGGCAGCCCTCCCTTTTATCGTTTCCCTCCTAGGATGGATGCCTGCCCCTATTGAAATTTCAGCCATCAACTCACTCTGGTCTGCTGAAAAGAAAAAGACTGTCAACTTTAATACAGAGGACGCTCTTTTCGACTTTAACGTTGGTTACATTGGAACTGCTATCCTGGCTGTATTCTTTGTAGCACTCGGAGCACTCATTCAGTATCCTACAGGACAAGCAGTTGAAGCCGCTTCAGCCAAATACATCTCTCAATTCGTGGGTATGTATGCCTCTGTTCTTGGAGAATGGTCCCGTTATTTGATCACCTTTATCGCCTTTCTTTGTATCTTTGGAACGGTCATCACCGTTATCGATGGCTACTCTCGTGTCAATCAGGAATCGCTGCGACTCTTGATTCGGCAAAAAGAGGATTCTCGCAAATCTTTGAACATCTGGATGACCATTACCGCTATCATCGGTATCGTCATCATCAAGTTCTTTGCTGGACAAGTTTCCACCATGCTTCGCTTTGCCATGATCGGTTCTTTCCTGACAACACCATTCTTCGCTCTTTTGAACTATGTATTGGTGACACGTGAGAATAAAAATCTTCCTTCTTGGCTAAAACTCCTCGCTATCGCAGGATTGATTTTCCTCTTTGGCTTTGCTATTTTCTTTATCTATGCACTTGCCATCGGAAAAGCAGGATAG
- a CDS encoding flavoprotein codes for MKKISLVYISLSGNTESFVTRLKDYLLSQYEGIEVQKIHIKDLVKEGQEFFEMEHPYVAFLPTYLEGGNGVDNGDVEILTTPVGDFIAYGANASKCFGVVGSGNRNFNNQYCLTAKQYSQRFGFPVLADFEMRGMLGDIKKVAAIIADLYELETEK; via the coding sequence ATGAAAAAAATATCCTTAGTGTATATCAGTCTGAGTGGGAATACAGAGAGTTTTGTAACCCGACTCAAGGACTATCTCCTGTCTCAGTATGAGGGAATTGAGGTTCAAAAAATCCATATCAAGGATTTGGTCAAGGAAGGCCAAGAATTCTTTGAAATGGAGCATCCCTATGTCGCTTTCTTGCCGACCTATCTGGAAGGTGGAAATGGCGTTGATAACGGCGATGTTGAAATTCTAACGACTCCAGTGGGCGACTTTATTGCTTATGGAGCCAATGCTAGTAAGTGTTTTGGGGTAGTGGGTTCCGGTAACCGCAATTTTAACAATCAATACTGCCTGACAGCCAAGCAGTATAGCCAGCGCTTTGGCTTCCCGGTCCTAGCAGACTTTGAAATGCGTGGTATGCTGGGAGATATTAAAAAAGTCGCAGCAATCATTGCAGACTTGTATGAGTTAGAGACAGAAAAATAA
- a CDS encoding ABC transporter permease, translating to MKKNPIYLWVLLVLSALISSMSLFGILSPLPSKDVLRTSLSNSGSLTAQQIEDTVNYTYQVTASSHSIFNTLLIVLSAILVVVAFVFLVRKNVQFANYAYIGYVLLAIVGLVYSYMNVQDAVQLIKDTTLGLGMGALAQGTNILFIIINVLFLALVFYKMWRQQKDLAEETEAEEVA from the coding sequence ATGAAAAAGAATCCTATTTATCTTTGGGTCTTGTTAGTCCTATCAGCCCTCATTTCATCTATGTCATTATTTGGAATCTTGAGTCCATTGCCAAGTAAAGATGTGCTTCGTACAAGCCTATCTAATAGTGGGTCCCTTACTGCTCAGCAAATAGAAGACACGGTTAACTATACTTACCAAGTAACAGCGTCATCGCACTCTATTTTTAATACGTTGTTGATTGTCTTATCTGCAATTTTAGTTGTAGTAGCCTTTGTATTTCTAGTACGTAAAAATGTGCAATTCGCAAACTATGCTTATATTGGCTATGTTCTACTAGCGATTGTTGGTTTGGTTTATAGCTATATGAACGTTCAAGATGCGGTTCAATTAATCAAAGATACTACTCTCGGCTTAGGAATGGGAGCATTGGCACAAGGAACGAATATTTTGTTCATCATCATTAATGTCCTCTTTTTAGCCTTAGTCTTTTACAAGATGTGGCGCCAACAAAAAGATTTGGCCGAAGAAACCGAAGCAGAAGAAGTTGCCTAA
- a CDS encoding transcriptional regulator — MYKVLLVDDEYMVTEGLKRLIPFEKWDMQVVATANHADDALDYIKKNPVDVVISDVNMPDKTGLEMIREMKELLPDTYYILLSGYQEFEYVKKAMNLSVVDYLVKPVDKVELGNLLEKIAQQLQEKVEQSQTLSQELDETGFTNYLSGKDSWWIGLSKEKQGSFTIPYYVLGQDWQIFISDQPLDGIVVTPFEAPYQQSFENWKINAEKALFYGSVNLEKSESLFSYYEPIYRVIIQGNINQIIEELTLLEKVVLKNTPRVAITKQLFTQFVMDVFHLFEHLKADDMTEIVKAIHAINTFEELVSYIKETLTKFFGQYRMNENVVSVLEVIGRDYQKELSLKDISKDLFINPVYLGQLIKRETNSTFAELLNKQRIKAAQQLLLSTSDSIEDICYAVGYSNVGYFYKVFRKLCGKSPKAYRKQVETSL, encoded by the coding sequence ATGTATAAAGTTTTATTAGTAGACGATGAGTACATGGTGACAGAGGGGCTCAAGCGATTAATCCCCTTTGAAAAATGGGATATGCAAGTCGTCGCAACAGCTAATCACGCAGATGATGCTTTGGACTATATTAAGAAAAATCCAGTAGATGTGGTCATTTCCGATGTCAACATGCCAGATAAGACCGGACTTGAGATGATTAGGGAAATGAAAGAGCTACTTCCAGATACCTATTATATCTTGCTGTCTGGTTATCAGGAGTTTGAGTACGTTAAAAAAGCCATGAACCTTAGTGTCGTGGATTATCTGGTCAAGCCAGTAGACAAGGTGGAGTTGGGCAATTTATTAGAAAAAATTGCGCAGCAGCTTCAGGAAAAGGTGGAACAAAGTCAGACCCTCAGTCAAGAATTGGATGAGACAGGATTTACGAACTACCTGTCAGGTAAAGACAGCTGGTGGATTGGTCTATCCAAGGAAAAGCAGGGCTCTTTTACCATTCCTTACTATGTTTTGGGACAAGACTGGCAGATTTTCATATCTGATCAACCACTAGATGGCATCGTTGTGACACCATTTGAAGCACCTTACCAGCAGTCCTTTGAGAATTGGAAGATCAACGCTGAAAAAGCCCTCTTCTACGGTTCAGTTAATCTAGAAAAATCCGAGAGTTTGTTTTCTTATTATGAGCCGATTTATCGGGTGATTATCCAAGGGAATATCAATCAAATCATCGAAGAATTAACCCTGCTAGAGAAGGTTGTTTTGAAGAATACCCCGCGCGTGGCCATCACAAAGCAGCTCTTCACTCAGTTTGTCATGGATGTCTTTCATTTATTTGAACACCTAAAAGCAGATGATATGACCGAGATTGTCAAAGCTATCCATGCCATTAACACCTTTGAAGAATTGGTTTCCTATATCAAAGAAACCTTGACCAAGTTTTTTGGCCAGTACCGCATGAATGAAAATGTGGTGAGTGTTCTGGAAGTGATTGGGCGTGATTATCAGAAAGAGCTCTCACTTAAGGATATTAGCAAGGATCTCTTTATCAATCCTGTCTATCTCGGTCAGCTGATCAAGAGGGAAACCAACTCAACCTTTGCGGAATTGCTCAATAAACAGCGAATAAAAGCAGCGCAGCAACTCCTACTTTCGACCAGTGATAGCATTGAAGATATTTGCTATGCAGTTGGCTACAGTAATGTTGGATATTTCTACAAGGTTTTCCGTAAATTGTGCGGAAAATCACCGAAAGCTTATCGGAAACAAGTTGAAACCAGCTTGTAA
- a CDS encoding histidine kinase produces the protein MKNWRQNRMKQFWLHSLLRIYSLVMIVVIASFAIMLSYADWDSREKEAQRVAERVTTRTVSEVEYYHRESTQLAQSLVENQARIEGIYKYFSLSTPDYFYWQLERKTSPYISVSLYENIDDLYVRNDFVTGVAIVLQDYKEVYVSTREKRSGEKIPAEDFKPTANSFAIPVSDPVSDKDLGVIYISLSPDVLHGAIDNTRGHIPMAVTVTSPFETEMFHIGEKVSAERENWFVGVTSHGYQVRVAVPKNFVLTGTLTSSAVIIGLSILFIIILYVTLRQTFSNYQKQVVDLVDSIEVIAQGEEGLRIDTSEKDQELLLIAETTNDMLDRLEKNIHDIYQLELSQKDANMRALQAQINPHFMYNTLEFLRMYAVMQSQDELADIIYEFSSLLRNNISDERETTLQQELEFCRKYSYLCMVRYPKSIAYGFKIASELEEMRIPKFTLQPLVENYFAHGVDHRRTDNVISIKALKGQGFVEILVEDNGRGMPAEKLASLQEKLAQRSFEHEASYSGERQSIGIVNVHERFVLYFGDRYQISVESAEQEGVRYHITIQDE, from the coding sequence ATGAAAAATTGGCGACAAAATAGAATGAAGCAGTTCTGGCTTCACTCTCTCTTACGGATTTATAGTTTGGTTATGATCGTGGTCATTGCCAGTTTTGCGATTATGCTATCGTATGCTGACTGGGACTCACGTGAGAAAGAAGCCCAACGGGTTGCAGAACGTGTGACCACTCGGACAGTGAGTGAAGTGGAATACTATCACAGAGAGTCAACTCAACTTGCTCAGTCTTTGGTTGAAAATCAGGCCCGCATCGAAGGAATTTACAAGTATTTCAGTCTCAGCACACCAGACTACTTCTATTGGCAATTAGAGCGTAAAACTTCGCCTTATATCTCTGTTTCTCTGTATGAAAATATTGATGATCTCTATGTTCGGAATGATTTTGTGACTGGAGTGGCTATTGTTCTTCAGGACTACAAGGAAGTCTATGTTTCGACTAGAGAAAAACGCAGTGGAGAGAAAATTCCTGCGGAGGATTTTAAGCCAACAGCCAATAGTTTTGCCATTCCTGTTTCCGATCCTGTGTCTGACAAGGATTTAGGAGTGATTTATATCTCCCTATCCCCAGATGTTTTACATGGCGCTATTGACAATACTCGGGGTCATATCCCAATGGCTGTAACAGTAACTTCGCCTTTTGAGACTGAGATGTTCCATATTGGGGAGAAGGTCTCAGCCGAGCGAGAAAACTGGTTTGTAGGTGTCACCTCTCACGGTTATCAGGTTCGAGTTGCTGTTCCTAAAAATTTTGTTCTTACAGGAACTTTGACGAGTTCTGCTGTTATTATTGGGCTAAGTATCCTCTTTATCATCATTTTGTACGTGACCCTTAGACAGACTTTTTCAAATTACCAAAAGCAGGTCGTAGATCTAGTAGATTCGATCGAGGTGATTGCTCAAGGGGAAGAAGGCCTTCGAATCGATACCTCTGAAAAAGACCAAGAGTTGCTTCTCATTGCAGAAACAACCAATGATATGTTGGATCGCCTGGAAAAAAATATCCACGATATCTATCAGCTAGAGCTCAGTCAAAAAGATGCAAATATGCGAGCTCTACAAGCTCAAATTAATCCTCACTTTATGTACAATACTCTGGAGTTTTTACGGATGTATGCCGTCATGCAAAGTCAGGATGAACTGGCAGATATTATCTATGAATTTAGTAGCTTGTTACGCAACAATATCTCCGATGAGCGTGAAACGACATTGCAACAAGAACTAGAATTTTGCCGAAAATATAGCTATCTCTGTATGGTGCGTTATCCTAAATCCATTGCCTATGGTTTCAAGATTGCATCAGAATTGGAAGAAATGAGGATTCCAAAATTTACACTCCAACCATTAGTAGAAAACTACTTTGCCCATGGTGTTGACCATCGCAGAACGGATAATGTCATCAGTATCAAAGCCTTGAAGGGCCAAGGCTTCGTTGAAATCCTAGTGGAAGACAATGGTCGGGGAATGCCCGCTGAGAAACTAGCTAGCTTGCAAGAAAAATTAGCTCAGAGAAGTTTTGAACACGAGGCAAGCTATAGTGGGGAGCGGCAATCAATTGGAATAGTAAATGTACACGAACGCTTTGTTCTCTACTTTGGGGATCGCTACCAAATCAGTGTAGAGTCAGCTGAACAAGAAGGTGTTCGTTACCATATCACTATCCAGGATGAATAG
- a CDS encoding membrane protein, whose product MGKFLEFVFNRIFLGMMATAYFWLFTLAGGVVFGLAPASATLMSLYGEHGYTYRAYHLKEAWELYKSNFVKSNLAFYSFVFVDLVLVYGLYLLVQLPHQTIFHLLATFLNVLVVALVFLAYTVSLKLQVYFDLSYRNTVKLSLIGIFMSLPAIAKVLIGTGLLVGVGYYMPALLFFVGIGVWHFFISDMLEPIYESIHEKLATK is encoded by the coding sequence ATGGGAAAATTTCTAGAATTCGTCTTTAATCGTATCTTTTTGGGAATGATGGCGACGGCTTATTTCTGGCTATTCACACTAGCAGGAGGAGTAGTCTTTGGTTTGGCACCAGCTAGTGCAACTCTTATGAGTTTGTATGGGGAGCATGGTTATACCTATCGAGCATACCATTTGAAGGAAGCTTGGGAATTGTACAAGAGCAATTTTGTCAAGAGTAATCTGGCTTTCTATAGTTTTGTGTTTGTTGATCTTGTCCTAGTTTATGGTTTGTATCTTCTAGTTCAATTGCCCCACCAGACGATTTTCCATCTCTTGGCGACCTTTCTCAATGTCCTTGTAGTTGCTCTTGTCTTTCTAGCCTATACTGTGTCCTTGAAACTTCAGGTGTACTTTGATTTATCCTATCGAAATACCGTGAAATTGTCTCTTATTGGGATTTTCATGAGCTTGCCAGCAATCGCCAAGGTTCTAATTGGAACAGGCTTGCTTGTAGGAGTTGGTTACTATATGCCTGCTCTCCTCTTTTTTGTAGGAATTGGTGTGTGGCATTTCTTTATCAGTGATATGTTGGAACCTATTTATGAAAGTATCCATGAAAAATTGGCGACAAAATAG
- a CDS encoding membrane protein, with protein MKKNILTTLLAAVLYFLCVGIGVFLGHLVDQTGNMFYAPAFSALVGGSVYMLLLTKVPRFGAITSLGLFMAIFFLASKHGAGAFLPGLACGLVADAIARLGNYRDRIKNTLSFLVFAFSTSGPIFLMWINPASYEAALLARGKSQEYIDRIMVAPELDKILLFVSSIVLGALMGAVIGQFLSQKIADKL; from the coding sequence ATGAAGAAAAATATCTTAACCACCCTCTTGGCCGCCGTCCTCTACTTTCTCTGTGTAGGGATTGGAGTCTTCCTAGGACACCTGGTCGATCAAACAGGCAATATGTTCTACGCGCCGGCCTTTTCTGCCCTTGTCGGTGGCAGTGTCTACATGCTTCTTTTGACGAAGGTCCCTCGTTTTGGCGCTATCACCAGTCTAGGACTTTTTATGGCAATTTTCTTCCTAGCCAGCAAGCATGGCGCTGGTGCCTTTCTCCCAGGACTCGCCTGTGGTCTTGTAGCAGATGCCATCGCTCGTCTCGGAAACTACAGAGATCGAATCAAAAACACCCTCTCCTTCCTCGTCTTTGCTTTTAGCACAAGTGGCCCTATCTTCCTCATGTGGATCAATCCAGCATCCTACGAGGCAGCTCTCCTCGCTCGTGGAAAATCTCAGGAATACATTGACCGTATCATGGTCGCTCCAGAGTTGGACAAAATCCTTCTCTTTGTTTCAAGCATCGTCCTAGGTGCCTTGATGGGGGCTGTTATTGGGCAATTTCTAAGTCAAAAAATAGCTGATAAACTATAA
- a CDS encoding protein DltD — protein MIKLKAFLLSLVLVIATLALLHVTYVKKIDDYYKVKDNSIRYSTSYEKYKSRDILTSNITPNTLVLMGSSELVATINEDYHPNKIFNYNDFNIMQIGTSYSQNIIQASTLASIEGSMSKRKVAIVESVQWFEKDGTHQDAFLNKASQEHIFHMLDNDKISKETKEKLINRIIEITKGNKQQNDIYKKYKSYFIDGKGTIVDKKLLELDNAMYSFKLKRKFYENHEKSDYPSSGDKTPDYNWEKMTDQFVEEVKKKTDNNDYAVDNNYYNTYLKDRYASLKDSKKDLSYLESPEYSDMELFLTVAKELGIEVEVIIFPVNGKWNDYTGVSREMREKTYKKIEDVAKSHGATVLNYGNREYDDYFLFDVMHVGVKGWMEVEKELYKFANQAN, from the coding sequence ATGATTAAATTAAAAGCATTTTTACTATCGCTTGTGCTCGTAATTGCGACGCTTGCCCTTTTACATGTGACGTATGTCAAGAAGATTGATGATTATTATAAAGTCAAGGATAACAGTATTCGTTACAGCACTTCATATGAAAAGTATAAAAGTAGAGATATTCTAACAAGCAATATCACCCCCAATACACTGGTTCTAATGGGTTCCTCAGAGTTGGTTGCGACGATAAATGAAGACTATCATCCAAATAAAATTTTTAACTACAACGATTTTAATATCATGCAGATTGGGACTAGTTATTCTCAAAACATCATTCAGGCCTCTACTTTAGCTTCTATTGAAGGATCTATGAGTAAGCGAAAAGTAGCTATAGTAGAGTCTGTTCAGTGGTTTGAAAAAGATGGGACTCATCAAGATGCCTTTTTGAACAAGGCTTCTCAGGAACATATTTTTCACATGCTAGATAATGACAAGATTAGTAAAGAAACGAAAGAAAAACTAATCAATCGCATTATCGAGATTACCAAAGGAAACAAGCAACAAAACGACATCTACAAAAAATATAAAAGTTATTTCATAGATGGAAAAGGAACCATTGTTGATAAAAAACTATTAGAGTTAGATAACGCGATGTATTCCTTTAAGCTCAAACGAAAATTTTATGAAAATCATGAGAAATCAGATTATCCCTCATCAGGAGACAAAACCCCAGACTATAATTGGGAAAAGATGACGGATCAGTTTGTGGAAGAGGTCAAAAAGAAAACAGACAATAATGACTATGCTGTTGATAATAACTACTACAATACTTACTTAAAAGATCGCTATGCATCGCTGAAAGATTCTAAAAAAGATTTGAGCTATCTAGAATCACCAGAGTATTCTGATATGGAACTTTTCTTGACAGTTGCTAAGGAATTGGGCATTGAAGTTGAGGTTATTATTTTCCCAGTAAACGGGAAATGGAATGACTACACTGGTGTCTCAAGAGAGATGCGAGAAAAAACTTATAAAAAAATAGAAGATGTCGCAAAGAGTCATGGTGCAACCGTATTAAACTATGGAAACAGAGAGTATGATGATTACTTTTTATTTGACGTGATGCACGTTGGAGTGAAAGGATGGATGGAAGTTGAAAAAGAACTTTACAAATTTGCAAACCAAGCTAACTAA